A genomic window from Yoonia rosea includes:
- a CDS encoding DUF2484 family protein: MTDPFILIGLWVVLAFAMSAFPSNDNHWRRAYVLLAIGVPLLVWITIQHGFVIGLLGLVVGGLVLRWPVYYLWRWIKNTIARS, encoded by the coding sequence GTGACAGACCCGTTTATTCTGATCGGGCTTTGGGTCGTGCTGGCATTTGCTATGTCGGCATTTCCCTCAAACGACAATCATTGGCGGCGGGCTTACGTGCTGCTGGCAATCGGCGTGCCGCTTCTGGTTTGGATTACAATCCAGCACGGGTTTGTCATTGGTTTGCTTGGATTGGTGGTTGGCGGCCTCGTGCTGCGCTGGCCGGTTTACTATCTGTGGCGCTGGATCAAGAACACCATTGCGAGGTCCTGA
- the murD gene encoding UDP-N-acetylmuramoyl-L-alanine--D-glutamate ligase: protein MIPVQGYAGQTVAVLGLGRSGRATAAALQAGGAHPVVWDDSAVARDAAEQAGFDLRDLTKPRAFEGVSLLVVSPGIPHLYPTPNPVIAAAWDADVPVDNDIGLFFRSFATAEWEEFDTMPRVIAVTGSNGKSTTSALIHHILVENGRPAQLAGNIGRGVLDIEPAHDGEVVVLELSSYQTDLARSLTPDVAVFTNLSPDHLDRHGGPGGYFAAKRRLFAEGGPDRAIIGVDEVEGRYMANQLSEGPGDDRVIRISSGQKLTGEGWNVFARKGFLAEHRKGRQVGSIDLRAIAGLPGAHNHQNACAAYAACRTLGLGPKGIEAAMQSYPGLPHRSQVVAVKDGVTFVNDSKATNVDSAAKALAAFPKIRWICGGLQKEGGLDGLLPYLDHVSKAYVIGREAEGFARQLTGADVEVCGTMATAVAQAAADAAAGEVVLLAPAAASFDQYDSFERRGEDFIRCVTEAVG from the coding sequence ATGATACCTGTTCAGGGATATGCGGGCCAAACCGTTGCCGTCTTGGGGCTTGGCCGGTCGGGGCGCGCCACAGCGGCGGCTTTGCAAGCGGGCGGTGCACATCCTGTTGTTTGGGATGACAGCGCTGTGGCCCGCGATGCGGCAGAGCAAGCCGGTTTTGATCTGCGTGACCTGACCAAGCCGCGTGCGTTTGAAGGCGTGTCTTTGCTGGTTGTCAGCCCCGGTATTCCGCATCTTTACCCAACGCCAAACCCTGTGATCGCGGCCGCTTGGGACGCAGACGTGCCGGTAGATAACGACATTGGCCTGTTTTTCCGCTCCTTTGCGACCGCGGAATGGGAAGAGTTCGATACGATGCCGCGCGTGATTGCCGTGACGGGGTCGAACGGGAAGTCCACGACTTCGGCGTTGATCCACCATATTCTGGTCGAAAACGGCCGTCCCGCGCAACTCGCAGGCAATATCGGGCGCGGTGTTCTCGATATCGAACCGGCGCATGACGGCGAAGTGGTGGTGCTGGAACTCTCCTCATACCAGACCGATCTAGCGCGCAGCCTGACGCCGGATGTCGCGGTTTTCACGAATCTCAGCCCCGATCACCTTGACCGGCACGGCGGGCCGGGTGGCTATTTTGCCGCCAAGCGTCGGCTATTTGCCGAAGGCGGACCGGATCGCGCGATCATCGGAGTGGATGAGGTCGAAGGGCGCTACATGGCCAATCAGCTGAGCGAAGGTCCGGGGGATGACCGCGTGATCCGGATTTCCTCGGGCCAGAAGCTGACGGGTGAGGGCTGGAACGTTTTTGCGCGCAAGGGGTTTTTGGCCGAGCACCGCAAAGGGCGGCAGGTCGGGTCGATTGATTTGCGCGCGATTGCCGGATTGCCGGGCGCGCATAACCATCAAAATGCCTGTGCGGCCTATGCGGCCTGCCGGACTTTGGGGTTGGGGCCCAAGGGGATCGAAGCTGCGATGCAAAGCTATCCCGGATTGCCACATCGCAGTCAGGTGGTTGCCGTGAAAGATGGCGTCACTTTTGTCAATGACAGCAAAGCGACGAATGTGGACAGTGCCGCCAAGGCGCTGGCGGCTTTCCCGAAGATCCGCTGGATTTGCGGTGGTTTGCAGAAAGAGGGCGGGCTTGACGGTCTGCTGCCATATCTGGACCACGTCAGCAAAGCCTATGTCATCGGGCGCGAGGCAGAAGGCTTTGCCCGCCAGTTGACCGGCGCTGATGTCGAGGTTTGCGGCACGATGGCCACGGCTGTGGCGCAGGCCGCGGCGGATGCCGCGGCCGGGGAGGTCGTACTCTTGGCGCCTGCGGCGGCATCGTTTGATCAGTATGACAGTTTTGAGCGGCGCGGCGAGGATTTCATCCGCTGTGTGACAGAAGCGGTGGGGTAA
- the mraY gene encoding phospho-N-acetylmuramoyl-pentapeptide-transferase, giving the protein MLYWLTALSDGGDFFNLFRYITFRAGGAFMTALVFGFIFGPPLINVLRRKQGKGQPIRDDGPEGHFAKAGTPTMGGLLIVGALTFSTLLWARLDNPFVWMVLFVTLSFAAIGFADDYAKVSKQNTSGVSGKVRILLGILIAGIAGYWAAAYHPDDLTNQLALPIFKDTLINLGILFIPFAIVVIVGAANAVNLTDGLDGLAIMPVMIAAGTFGVIAYAVGRTDFTEYLDVHYVPQTGEILIFTMGLIGGGLGFLWYNAPPAAVFMGDTGSLALGGALGAIAVATKHEIVLAIVGGLFVVEALSVIIQVLYFKRTGKRVFLMAPIHHHYEKKGWAEPQIVIRFWIISLILAMIGLATLKVR; this is encoded by the coding sequence ATGCTCTATTGGCTCACGGCACTTTCGGACGGCGGCGACTTTTTCAACCTGTTCCGCTATATCACGTTCCGCGCAGGTGGCGCGTTCATGACGGCGCTGGTCTTCGGGTTTATCTTTGGGCCTCCGCTGATCAACGTGCTGCGGCGCAAACAGGGCAAGGGCCAACCGATCCGCGATGACGGCCCCGAAGGACATTTTGCCAAAGCAGGCACACCAACGATGGGTGGTTTGCTGATCGTGGGTGCATTGACATTTTCGACCCTGCTTTGGGCGCGGCTGGATAATCCCTTTGTCTGGATGGTCCTTTTTGTGACGCTGTCCTTTGCGGCCATCGGTTTTGCGGACGACTATGCAAAGGTCTCCAAGCAGAACACCTCGGGGGTATCAGGCAAGGTACGGATTTTGCTGGGAATTTTGATCGCAGGCATCGCGGGATATTGGGCGGCGGCCTATCATCCCGATGATCTGACCAATCAGCTGGCACTGCCGATTTTCAAAGATACGCTGATCAATCTTGGCATTCTCTTCATTCCCTTCGCGATTGTGGTGATTGTCGGGGCGGCCAATGCGGTGAACCTCACCGACGGGCTGGACGGGCTTGCTATCATGCCGGTGATGATCGCTGCAGGCACATTTGGCGTGATTGCCTATGCTGTCGGGCGCACCGATTTTACCGAATATCTGGACGTGCATTATGTGCCGCAAACCGGCGAAATCCTGATCTTTACCATGGGCCTGATCGGGGGCGGTCTGGGCTTTTTGTGGTACAATGCGCCACCCGCTGCGGTCTTTATGGGCGATACAGGCTCGCTTGCCTTGGGCGGTGCGCTGGGTGCGATTGCCGTGGCCACCAAGCACGAGATCGTGCTCGCGATTGTTGGCGGGCTTTTTGTGGTCGAGGCGCTCTCGGTTATTATTCAGGTGCTCTATTTCAAGCGCACCGGGAAGCGCGTGTTCCTGATGGCTCCGATCCACCATCACTATGAGAAGAAAGGCTGGGCCGAGCCGCAGATCGTGATCCGGTTCTGGATCATCTCGCTGATCCTTGCGATGATTGGCCTTGCGACGCTGAAGGTACGGTAA
- a CDS encoding NAD(P)/FAD-dependent oxidoreductase, giving the protein MKVETLIIGAGAAGMMCAAHAGPGVLVVDHAKAAGEKIRISGGGRCNFTNLYASPQNFISQNKHFCKSALGRYTQWDFIALVDQYRIAWHEKTLGQLFCDNSAKDIIAMLRAEMDKAGAQLWLQTAVSEISHDGSAFRATLTREGRSQTVTARNLVVACGGKSIPKMGATGMGYQIATQFGLPVIDPRPGLVPLTFSDEKFKPLAGVATHARVSANDASFDEAILFTHRGLSGPAVLQASSYWHEGEAICVNLNPKGDLLAALQSQRQSDGRKALTTVLAQHLPARLVDHLKAELPLDGNIADQSDAKLTALCDRLADWTLTPAGSEGYRTAEVTLGGVDTDALSSKTMAAKSVPGLYFIGECVDVTGWLGGYNFQWAWSSGWAAGQAIANP; this is encoded by the coding sequence ATGAAAGTTGAAACTCTGATCATCGGCGCAGGTGCTGCAGGCATGATGTGCGCGGCCCACGCAGGGCCCGGCGTGCTCGTTGTCGATCATGCTAAAGCGGCCGGTGAAAAGATCCGGATCTCGGGCGGCGGACGGTGCAATTTCACGAACCTCTACGCCAGCCCGCAGAACTTCATCAGTCAGAACAAACACTTCTGCAAATCCGCCCTCGGGCGCTATACGCAGTGGGATTTCATTGCGCTGGTCGATCAGTACCGGATCGCATGGCATGAAAAAACGCTGGGCCAGCTTTTCTGCGACAATAGCGCCAAAGACATTATCGCCATGCTCCGTGCCGAAATGGACAAGGCCGGTGCGCAGCTTTGGTTGCAAACCGCTGTGAGCGAGATCAGCCACGACGGCAGCGCCTTTCGCGCGACCCTGACCCGTGAGGGACGCAGCCAAACGGTGACCGCGCGCAACCTGGTCGTGGCCTGTGGCGGCAAATCCATCCCGAAGATGGGCGCGACGGGGATGGGCTATCAAATCGCCACGCAATTCGGCCTGCCCGTGATCGACCCGCGTCCGGGGCTGGTGCCGCTGACTTTCTCGGATGAAAAATTCAAACCGCTTGCAGGTGTCGCAACCCATGCGCGCGTATCGGCCAATGACGCCAGCTTTGACGAAGCGATCCTCTTCACCCACCGCGGCCTTTCGGGGCCTGCGGTATTGCAAGCCTCATCCTATTGGCACGAGGGCGAGGCAATTTGCGTGAACCTGAACCCAAAAGGTGATCTTTTGGCCGCCCTGCAAAGCCAGCGTCAAAGCGACGGGCGCAAGGCACTGACCACTGTACTGGCGCAACACCTGCCTGCCCGACTTGTGGATCACCTCAAGGCAGAGTTGCCGCTTGACGGCAATATCGCCGATCAGAGCGATGCAAAGCTGACCGCACTTTGTGACAGATTGGCCGACTGGACCCTGACGCCTGCCGGATCAGAGGGTTACCGCACGGCAGAGGTGACTTTGGGCGGCGTTGATACAGACGCGCTGTCGTCCAAAACCATGGCCGCAAAATCAGTGCCAGGACTTTATTTTATCGGTGAATGCGTGGATGTCACCGGCTGGCTGGGCGGCTATAATTTCCAGTGGGCATGGTCCTCGGGGTGGGCGGCTGGGCAAGCCATTGCCAACCCGTAA
- a CDS encoding UDP-N-acetylglucosamine--N-acetylmuramyl-(pentapeptide) pyrophosphoryl-undecaprenol N-acetylglucosamine transferase, producing the protein MMAPLLIIAAGGTGGHMFPAQALAEAMLEKGWCVHLSTDARGARYTGGFPDAVEVNVVGSATFARGGIMQKLVVPLRIVGGIAAAKWRMLRDRPAVVVGFGGYPAIPAMTAAWALRVPRMIHEQNGVLGRVNQLFAKRVNQIACGTWPTELPGAVEGVHTGNPVRAAILEHTGSPYIPPGDYPMSILVMGGSQGARVMSDIVPPAITALPEHIRRNIRVSHQARPEDLERVSAYYEAELISAQVQTFFEDVPRRMADAQLVISRSGASTVADVSIIGRPAIWVPYAGAIRDEQTANARQLVEAGAAVLMPEAEFEVAALTAKLTELLSDEIGMLQMAQKALACGVPDATTRLVQLVENLAEAGKK; encoded by the coding sequence CTGATGGCGCCGCTTCTGATCATTGCCGCTGGTGGCACGGGCGGGCATATGTTTCCGGCACAGGCCCTCGCTGAAGCGATGCTTGAAAAAGGCTGGTGTGTGCATCTGTCCACTGATGCGCGCGGCGCGCGGTACACGGGTGGTTTCCCCGATGCGGTCGAGGTCAATGTCGTCGGTAGCGCGACCTTCGCCCGTGGCGGGATCATGCAAAAGCTGGTGGTGCCGTTGCGTATTGTGGGCGGCATCGCCGCAGCGAAATGGCGGATGCTCCGGGACCGGCCCGCTGTCGTGGTCGGCTTTGGTGGTTATCCTGCGATTCCCGCGATGACGGCGGCCTGGGCGCTGCGTGTCCCGCGCATGATCCACGAACAAAATGGTGTCTTGGGCCGCGTGAACCAGCTTTTTGCCAAACGGGTCAACCAGATCGCCTGTGGCACATGGCCGACCGAATTGCCAGGTGCGGTGGAGGGTGTGCACACGGGTAATCCTGTGCGGGCAGCGATTTTGGAACATACCGGTTCGCCCTATATTCCACCGGGTGATTACCCCATGTCGATCCTTGTCATGGGGGGGTCGCAGGGGGCCCGTGTCATGTCGGACATCGTCCCGCCTGCCATCACAGCCTTGCCGGAACACATCCGCCGCAATATCCGGGTCAGCCATCAGGCCCGCCCCGAGGATCTTGAGCGCGTCTCTGCCTATTACGAGGCCGAGTTGATTTCAGCGCAGGTCCAGACATTTTTTGAGGATGTGCCGCGCCGGATGGCGGATGCACAACTGGTGATTTCCCGCTCGGGGGCTTCAACCGTTGCGGATGTCAGCATCATTGGCCGCCCCGCGATCTGGGTGCCCTATGCCGGTGCAATCCGTGATGAGCAGACCGCAAATGCGCGCCAGCTTGTCGAGGCGGGGGCGGCGGTGCTGATGCCTGAGGCGGAATTCGAGGTGGCGGCTTTGACGGCTAAGCTGACCGAGCTGTTGTCCGATGAGATTGGCATGCTGCAAATGGCTCAAAAGGCACTGGCCTGTGGTGTGCCGGACGCCACGACGCGGCTTGTACAATTGGTTGAAAATCTGGCAGAGGCGGGAAAGAAATAA
- the ftsW gene encoding putative lipid II flippase FtsW: MTEMVYGTVPVQSGDPVLPRWWRTIDKWTMSCILILFGIGLLLGLASSPPLADRNGLEPFHYVTRQAIFGGMAMIVMFIVSMMSPTLVRRLAVLGFLCAFVALAFLPVFGTDFGKGATRWYSLGFASVQPSEFLKPGFVVMAAWLLAASQQLGGPPGKAYSFVLTIMIVLMLALQPDFGQAALILFAWGVMYFVAGASMFFLIILAGLVVFGGTVAYSYSEHFARRIDGFLSPDLDPNTQLGYATNAIREGGFFGVGVGEGQVKWSLPDAHTDFIIAVAAEEYGLICVLVIIALYAVIVVRSLLRLMKERDVFIRLAGTGLVCIFGVQAMINMGVAVRLLPAKGMTLPFVSYGGSSLIAGGIAVGMLLAFTRSRPQGEMADILMRRANR, from the coding sequence ATGACGGAAATGGTCTATGGGACGGTCCCGGTGCAATCCGGCGACCCGGTTCTGCCCCGATGGTGGCGGACGATTGATAAATGGACAATGTCCTGCATCCTGATCCTTTTCGGGATCGGGTTGTTGCTGGGCCTCGCCTCATCGCCGCCGTTGGCTGACCGAAACGGGCTTGAGCCATTTCACTACGTCACCCGACAGGCCATTTTTGGCGGGATGGCGATGATCGTCATGTTTATCGTGTCGATGATGTCGCCCACGCTGGTGCGGCGTCTGGCGGTCTTGGGGTTCCTGTGTGCGTTTGTGGCTTTGGCCTTTTTGCCGGTCTTTGGGACCGATTTCGGCAAGGGCGCAACCCGTTGGTATTCACTGGGCTTTGCGTCGGTGCAGCCGTCCGAGTTTCTCAAACCCGGTTTTGTGGTGATGGCGGCGTGGCTTTTGGCGGCGTCCCAGCAATTGGGTGGACCGCCCGGCAAGGCCTATTCTTTTGTGCTGACGATTATGATTGTTTTGATGTTGGCACTGCAGCCCGATTTCGGGCAGGCCGCTTTGATCCTCTTTGCCTGGGGGGTGATGTATTTCGTGGCCGGTGCGTCAATGTTTTTTCTGATCATTCTGGCCGGTCTGGTCGTGTTTGGTGGAACGGTCGCCTATTCCTATTCCGAGCACTTTGCCCGTCGTATCGACGGCTTTCTATCGCCTGACCTCGATCCCAATACGCAGTTGGGTTACGCCACAAATGCGATCCGCGAGGGTGGATTTTTTGGCGTCGGTGTTGGCGAGGGCCAAGTGAAATGGTCGCTGCCTGATGCGCATACCGATTTCATTATCGCGGTCGCTGCCGAGGAATACGGGTTGATCTGCGTTTTGGTGATTATTGCGCTTTACGCTGTGATTGTGGTGCGCTCTTTGCTGCGGCTGATGAAAGAGCGCGACGTGTTTATCCGTCTTGCGGGCACGGGGCTGGTTTGCATCTTCGGGGTGCAGGCGATGATCAACATGGGCGTTGCTGTGCGCTTATTGCCTGCCAAGGGGATGACCCTGCCTTTCGTATCCTATGGCGGCTCTTCGCTGATCGCGGGCGGCATTGCTGTCGGGATGCTCTTGGCGTTCACGCGCAGCAGGCCGCAGGGTGAGATGGCTGATATTCTGATGCGCAGGGCGAACCGCTGA
- the murC gene encoding UDP-N-acetylmuramate--L-alanine ligase — MSAATKLPLDVGPIHFVGIGGIGMSGIAEVLLNHGYTVQGSDLKASKITDRLKSLGAIIFEGQRADNLEGAEVVVISSAIKPGNPELDEARAKGLPVVRRAEMLAELMRLKSNVAVAGTHGKTTTTTMVAALLDEGGIDPTVINGGIIHAYGSNARMGQGEWMVVEADESDGTFNRLPATIAIVTNIDPEHMEHWGTEEALHKGFYDFVSNIPFYGLAVCCTDDADVQSLVGKITDRRVITYGFNAQADIRAVNLTYQAGVAHFDIALQAEGALIEDCELPMPGDHNVSNALSAVAVARHLGMKKEEIRAALKGFKGVNRRFTKVGEVNGVTIIDDYGHHPVEIAAVLKAARQATEGRVIAVHQPHRFTRLSHHFDEFCACFNDADVVGIAEVFSAGEAPIEGASHRDLVAGLIRHGHRHARVVESEDDLERLVREQAGPGDMVVCLGAGTISTWANALPARLKT; from the coding sequence ATGAGCGCTGCAACCAAACTGCCACTTGATGTGGGCCCGATCCATTTTGTGGGCATTGGCGGGATCGGGATGTCCGGCATTGCCGAGGTCTTGCTGAACCACGGCTATACGGTTCAGGGGTCTGATCTGAAGGCATCGAAGATTACGGACCGGCTGAAGTCACTGGGTGCGATCATCTTTGAAGGTCAGCGTGCGGATAATCTTGAAGGCGCGGAAGTGGTTGTCATTTCCTCTGCCATCAAACCAGGTAATCCCGAGCTGGATGAGGCCCGTGCCAAAGGGCTACCTGTGGTGCGCCGCGCCGAAATGCTGGCTGAATTGATGCGCCTCAAATCGAACGTCGCGGTTGCCGGAACCCATGGCAAGACGACGACCACCACCATGGTTGCGGCACTTTTGGATGAGGGCGGGATTGATCCGACAGTCATCAATGGCGGCATTATCCATGCCTATGGCTCGAACGCACGTATGGGGCAGGGCGAGTGGATGGTGGTTGAGGCCGACGAGAGCGACGGGACATTCAACCGTTTGCCCGCGACCATCGCGATTGTCACCAATATCGACCCCGAGCATATGGAACATTGGGGCACCGAAGAGGCGCTGCACAAGGGCTTTTACGACTTTGTCTCGAATATTCCGTTTTATGGGCTGGCGGTATGCTGCACGGACGATGCCGATGTGCAATCGCTTGTCGGCAAGATTACTGACCGGCGTGTAATTACCTATGGTTTTAACGCACAGGCCGATATCCGTGCAGTGAACCTGACGTATCAGGCAGGCGTGGCACATTTCGATATCGCGCTTCAGGCCGAAGGTGCGCTGATCGAGGATTGCGAATTGCCAATGCCGGGTGACCATAATGTGTCGAACGCGTTGTCGGCTGTGGCGGTCGCCCGTCATCTTGGCATGAAGAAAGAGGAAATTCGTGCGGCGCTGAAAGGGTTCAAGGGCGTGAACCGCCGCTTTACCAAAGTGGGCGAAGTGAATGGCGTGACAATCATTGATGATTACGGTCACCACCCTGTTGAAATCGCCGCTGTGTTGAAAGCTGCGCGTCAGGCCACCGAAGGCCGCGTGATTGCGGTGCATCAGCCGCATCGCTTTACCCGCCTGTCGCATCACTTTGACGAATTCTGCGCCTGCTTCAACGATGCCGATGTTGTAGGGATCGCCGAAGTCTTTTCGGCAGGCGAAGCCCCGATTGAAGGCGCGAGCCACCGTGATCTTGTTGCCGGTCTGATCCGCCACGGTCACCGCCACGCGCGCGTGGTGGAAAGCGAAGATGATCTGGAACGACTGGTGCGCGAGCAGGCAGGGCCGGGTGATATGGTTGTCTGCCTCGGGGCAGGGACGATCAGCACTTGGGCGAATGCCTTGCCGGCCCGTCTCAAAACGTGA
- the murB gene encoding UDP-N-acetylmuramate dehydrogenase has translation MITLPEVRGTLTANRPLADLTWMRVGGPAEVLFQPADVQDLSDFLAALDPAVPVFPMGVGSNLIVRDGGISGVVIRMGRGFNAIEISDDTVIAGAAALDAHVARKAADAGFDLTFLRTIPGTIGGAVRMNAGCYGSYMADVLRAVQMVLRDGTVTEMSVDALEPAYRQSALPEGAVIVSAILTPPKGAPADLHQRMTEQLVKRDETQPTKDRTAGSTFRNPAGFSSTGRADDVHDLKAWKVIDNAGMRGAQLGGAVMNTKHSNFLTNAGDATAADLEDLGELVRKKVYDSQGITLQWEIMRVGDRLGADTAK, from the coding sequence ATGATCACACTCCCTGAGGTGCGGGGCACATTGACGGCCAATCGCCCGCTGGCTGATTTGACATGGATGCGCGTAGGCGGTCCTGCCGAGGTGCTGTTTCAGCCCGCCGATGTGCAGGATCTGTCCGATTTTCTGGCGGCACTTGATCCTGCCGTTCCTGTTTTCCCAATGGGTGTCGGCAGTAATCTGATCGTGCGCGATGGCGGGATCAGTGGCGTCGTGATCCGCATGGGGCGCGGCTTTAACGCAATCGAGATCAGCGATGATACTGTAATCGCAGGGGCGGCGGCGCTTGATGCGCATGTGGCGCGCAAGGCGGCCGATGCAGGTTTCGATCTGACGTTCCTGCGCACGATCCCCGGCACAATCGGCGGTGCGGTGCGCATGAACGCGGGCTGCTACGGCAGTTATATGGCTGATGTGCTGCGCGCGGTGCAGATGGTGCTGCGCGACGGGACGGTCACCGAAATGTCGGTCGATGCGCTGGAACCCGCCTATCGTCAAAGCGCTCTGCCCGAGGGTGCCGTAATCGTCTCGGCCATACTGACACCGCCCAAAGGCGCGCCTGCTGATCTGCATCAGCGAATGACCGAGCAACTGGTTAAGCGCGACGAAACCCAACCGACCAAAGACCGCACGGCGGGGTCAACATTCCGCAATCCTGCAGGTTTTTCCTCAACCGGGCGGGCTGATGACGTGCATGATCTCAAGGCTTGGAAAGTGATTGATAACGCGGGCATGCGCGGCGCGCAGCTGGGCGGGGCGGTGATGAATACCAAGCATTCCAACTTTCTGACGAACGCAGGTGATGCGACCGCCGCCGACCTTGAGGATTTGGGCGAATTGGTGCGGAAAAAGGTTTACGATTCCCAAGGGATCACGCTACAATGGGAAATCATGCGGGTCGGTGATCGTTTGGGCGCAGACACCGCAAAATAA
- a CDS encoding UDP-N-acetylmuramoyl-tripeptide--D-alanyl-D-alanine ligase has translation MTPLWTSAEAAAATGGHVTQPWQATGVSIDTRTLQKGDLFVALADVRDGHDFVAQALEKGAAAALVTHVPEGVAADAPLMIVPDVLDALGALGRAARARTAAKVVAITGSVGKTSTKEMLRAVLARQGKCHAAEASYNNHWGVPLTLARMPADTDFAVIEIGMSNPGEITPLSQMARPHVAMVTTVAAAHLASFESLAGIAEEKACIMDGLETGGIAILNGDIETSQILQDRAKALGATQVLFGETAPDWVVKDVRIAGDVTVITAVGDGVDYLFKLSVPGRHFAMNAVGVLAAAEALGADPVAASLDIAAWVPPAGRGTREIIVTDMANDGESLELLDDAFNANPTSLAASLEVLAASTPADNVGRIIKGRRVAILGDMLELGAAEVAMHRDMAQNEHLKSLDLIHCAGPLMRNLWDALPEAQRGRWAETAAELVPQASQLVDAGDVVLVKGSKGSKVSLIVDAIRKLGHRRL, from the coding sequence ATGACCCCGCTCTGGACCTCAGCCGAGGCGGCTGCGGCGACGGGTGGGCACGTCACCCAACCATGGCAAGCGACAGGCGTTTCGATTGACACGCGAACCTTGCAAAAGGGCGATCTTTTCGTGGCGCTGGCTGATGTGCGCGATGGTCACGATTTCGTCGCGCAAGCGTTGGAAAAAGGCGCTGCTGCCGCTTTGGTGACGCATGTCCCCGAGGGTGTGGCCGCCGACGCGCCGCTTATGATCGTGCCGGATGTCCTGGATGCACTCGGCGCACTGGGTCGCGCCGCCCGTGCGCGCACGGCTGCGAAAGTCGTCGCGATCACCGGCTCTGTCGGCAAGACATCGACCAAAGAGATGTTGCGCGCTGTGCTGGCGCGCCAAGGCAAATGCCACGCGGCAGAGGCCTCATACAACAACCACTGGGGTGTGCCTCTGACGTTGGCGCGGATGCCCGCCGATACCGACTTTGCCGTGATCGAAATCGGGATGAGCAACCCCGGCGAGATCACGCCGCTGTCGCAAATGGCGCGTCCGCATGTGGCGATGGTGACGACAGTGGCCGCGGCACATCTGGCATCATTTGAAAGCCTTGCAGGAATTGCTGAGGAAAAAGCCTGTATCATGGACGGGCTGGAGACGGGTGGTATTGCCATCCTGAACGGCGATATCGAGACCAGCCAGATTTTGCAGGACCGTGCCAAAGCATTGGGGGCCACGCAGGTCCTTTTTGGCGAGACTGCCCCCGACTGGGTGGTCAAAGACGTGCGCATCGCAGGCGATGTCACGGTCATCACCGCTGTGGGCGATGGCGTGGATTATCTGTTCAAGCTCTCCGTCCCGGGCCGTCACTTTGCGATGAACGCCGTGGGGGTGCTTGCTGCGGCAGAGGCGCTCGGGGCCGATCCGGTGGCGGCGTCACTTGATATCGCCGCTTGGGTGCCGCCTGCCGGACGGGGCACGCGCGAAATCATTGTCACAGATATGGCCAATGACGGCGAAAGCCTCGAGTTGCTCGATGATGCTTTCAACGCGAACCCGACATCGCTTGCCGCGTCACTTGAGGTGCTCGCGGCGTCCACACCCGCCGATAACGTCGGACGGATTATCAAGGGCCGGCGTGTCGCGATCTTGGGTGATATGCTGGAGCTGGGCGCAGCCGAGGTCGCAATGCACCGCGACATGGCGCAAAACGAACACCTGAAGTCGCTTGACCTGATCCATTGCGCGGGTCCCTTGATGCGCAACCTCTGGGACGCGTTGCCAGAAGCCCAACGGGGCCGCTGGGCCGAAACGGCGGCAGAGCTTGTACCGCAAGCGTCGCAACTGGTGGATGCCGGCGATGTTGTGCTGGTCAAAGGCTCAAAGGGTAGCAAAGTCAGCCTGATTGTTGACGCCATACGAAAACTGGGGCATCGCCGCCTGTAA